Genomic DNA from Alkalihalobacterium alkalinitrilicum:
ATAGTCGATTGACCCAATGATTTTCAATTCCCTTTTCCTGAAGCTTCTCAAAAATAATGGAAGTGATTTCATTGTTTAAACGTCCCTTACCAATGATCGTGTCCTTCTTCTCACCGTTAAATGCTGTGGCTTCATCTTTATATTCAATCCACAGAATATCTTTTTCGTCTGTTTCAAATATTCTCTTTGCTTTACCTTCGTATAACATGCCTCTTTTTTCCACAGCGAAGCCCTCCACATAATTTAGAAAATTTGAATGGATAAGGGGAGAACAAACTCCCCATTGATTTTTTTATACTAAACCTAAACGATCAAAAATTGTATCGACATGCTTTAAGTGATGATTATAATCAAAACAATCGTTTATTTCTTCAGGTGAAAGCATCGATGTAATTTTTTCTTCCTGCTCGACTAACTCACGGAACTGAATGCCTTTTTCCCACGCTTCCATTGCTTTCGGTTGTACTAAATCATAAGCTTCTTCTCGAACCATACCTTTATCAATTAATGAAAGAAGCACACGTTGAGAATAGATCAGTCCATAAGTTCTTTCCATATTTCGTTTCATATTTTCAGGGAACACCGTTAAGTTTTTCACAATGTTACCAAAGCGATTTAACATATAGTTAAGTGCGATTGTTGCATCTGGAAGAATCACACGCTCCGCTGATGAGTGAGAAATATCGCGTTCATGCCACAATGGAACATTCTCATAAGATGTCAGCATATAGCCACGAATTAATCTTGCTAGCCCCGTCATATTTTCAGATCCGATTGGGTTACGTTTATGTGGCATTGCTGAAGATCCTTTTTGTCCTTTTGCAAAAGCTTCTTCCACTTCACGCGTTTCACTTTTTTGTAATCCGCGAATTTCCACTGCAAATTTCTCAATCGATGTCGCAATTAACGCTAATGTTGCCATATATTCTGCATGACGGTCACGTTGAAGTGTTTGTGTAGAAATTGGTGCCGCTTGAAGCCCTAATTTTTCACATACAAACTGCTCAACTGCTGGGTCAATATTTGCATAAGTTCCAACAGCTCCTGAAAGTTTCCCAAAGCGAACACCTTCAGCCGCTAATTTAAATCTTTCTAAGTTTCGTTTCATTTCTTCATGCCAAAGTGCTAGTTTTAAACCAAATGTTGTCGGTTCCGCGTGTACACCGTGAGTACGGCCCATCATAACCGTATATTTATGTTCAATCGCTTTATTTTTCAATATTTCAATGAAGTTCGTAATGTCTTTTTCGATGATTTCGTTTGCTTGTCGGAGTAAATAAGAAACTGCTGTATCAACAACGTCTGTTGATGTTAATCCGTAGTGAACCCATTTACGTTCTTCACCTAAAGTTTCTGAAACTGCTCGAGTAAATGCAACCACATCATGGCGTGTTTCTTCTTCAATTTCTAAAATTCGGTTAACGTCAAACCCAGCATTCTCTCTAATTTTCTGAACATCTTCTTTAGGGATAATTCCTAATTCAGCCCATGCTTCACAAGCAACAATCTCTACTTCTAACCATGCTTGATAACGATTTTCTTCTGTCCAGATTGAACCCATTTCAGGTCGTGTATAACGTTCGATCATTTATTTTCCTCCATCAACAGTTAAAATTATTTTTCGTTGTTATTCTAGCACATTTACCAAATTTCAAGTGCATTTACTTTTTCAATAGCCTCTTCTGTGGAGTTGGCTACTATATTAATATGGCCCATTTTCCGACCTTTTTTCGCCTCAGCTTTCCCATAAAGATGTAGCTTTATTTCTTGGAACTGATCAACCTTTTGCATCAATTGTGGAAGATGTTCCCCAAGGATGTTCACCATTACAACTGGTTTAAGCAATGTCGTTTTTCCAAGGGGCCAATTACAAATCGCTCGTATATGCTGTTCAAATTGGGAGGTCTCACAAGCATTTATTGTGTAATGGCCTGAATTATGCGGTCTCGGTGCAAGTTCATTAATATAAAGCGTACCCTCACTGGTATAGAACATTTCTACAGCAAGTGTTCCAACCATGTCTAAACCACTCGCTAAACGAAGGGCCATTTCTTTTGCTTTCCCTTGTACACCCTCATCTATTCTTGCTGGAACAATCGATTGGTGCAAAATATTATTCACATGAATATTTTCAGCAACTGGAAACGTCTCAGCCTGTCCCCTTACATTACGAGAAACAATCACTGATAATTCTTTTTCAAAGGTAATCCATTGTTCTAAAACTAGTTCACCACTAGGCTTTAATAGTTCAAATGCTTCTTGAATTTGATCTCTTTCCTTTATGACGTACTGACCTTTTCCGTCGTATCCACCTCGACACGTTTTTAAAACGGCGGGTAATCCAAGATCTCGTATCCCTTGTTCTAAATCTACTAACTCATTTACAGAAACGTAAGGAGCTACCGGTAAACCTAACTTTAGGATCGCTTCCTTCTCGCTTATACGATGTTGTGTTGTTTCTAATAATTTATATCCTTGTGGTAAAAATAAATTTTCATCAAGCCATCTTGCTGTCTTTCTATCAATGTTTTCAAATTCATACGTTAATACATCACATTTTGCAGCTAATTTTTGGGCGCCTTGTAAATCATTATAATTTGCAACGACTTCAACATCGGCAATTTGTCCACACGGTGAATTTTCTTGAGGTTCTAAAACGGCAATCTTAAATCCCATTTCTCTCGCTGAAAGAGCCATCATTCTTCCTAGTTGTCCACCGCCAAGTATACCAATCGTTTTCCCAGGCTCTACTAATCTGTTACTCATAGTTGATCACTGCTTTCTAGTACTTGCTTTCTTGTGTCTTCTCTTCTTTTTTCAAGCCGTATGCTAATTTCTTCATCATAAGCACCAATGAACTGCGCAGCAAGTAAACCTGCATTCGTAGCTCCTGCTTTACCGATTGCCACCGTTGCTACCGGAACCCCACCTGGCATTTGGACGATAGACAAAAGAGAGTCTAGACCATTTAATGCTTTAGACTGAACAGGAACACCAATGACTGGAAGCACTGTTTTAGCTGCCACCATCCCTGGGAGATGCGCTGCTCCACCAGCACCAGCAATAATCACTTTTAGTCCTTTTTCTTTAGCTGTTTCTGCATACTCAAACATTAAGTCTGGTGTCCTATGCGCTGATACTACTTGTTTCTCATAAACAATCCCTAATTCATCTAGAACAACACAGGCATGTTTCATCGTTTCCCAATCTGAAATACTTCCCATTATGACACCGACCAAAGGTTTCACACTAAGTCCCTCCATCATAGACTTTTTTATTTATATCTTTATTTTTAGTAACACTCAATTTACTGCCATAAACGGCAAGAGTTAATATCAATTTTATTTTTACTTAATAAAAATAAGCCTATACTTGGTTTCTACTTTAGAGAGAAAGTAAACCATAGTAAGGCTTAAATAAAAGTTACCTGGAAGCCCCATAATAACTAAGGGCCTTAGATGCTACTTTCCCTCATAGTCCGACAATTTACGGTCGTCAGGTAGAAACTTTTGAGCCTTATTCTCAAATTTATATGAGGTACGTTCATATTCAATTGCTACATTTATCTTAGCAGTATGTAAGATTACTTGTCAACTGAAAATCGAACAATAATTTTATTTATAAAAATAATGTTCGTGTTTTACTTAGTTATTTACAAGTATCGTGAAAATACGACTAATTTTCTTCCTTTAGAGTGCCCTCAAATACAATCTTTTGACGGATTGGTTTAACTTCTTTTTTACCGTTTTTTGTAATCTCTTGAAACACAGGCTCTTCCATTCTACGGGTAGGCTGGTAGCCTTCTTGGTCCATTCTTTCTAAACACTGAGCAATGGTTTCATTTTCTCCTACTTCAAATCGTAACTTCTTTTTTTGTTTACTCATAACTACCTCCGAATTCCTTTCACCCAGAACCCACCGTAAAACGTTTTCGGTTCATGCGAGATAATAAACGCTTTAGGATCTAACGCTTTGATCGTTTTGTATAAATGGTCTTCTGATTTGCGTGATGTTAAGATCTCCATCATAAGTCGCTCTCCTTCACGACCATAAGCGACCCAGTTTGTTACGCCGTAACCTTTATCACGGAGTGCATTCGGTATATCAGGTTCGTATTCTTTTGTAATTACGTTAACAGTGATATAACCTAGAGCTAATTTCTCCTCTACCTTCATCCCAATTAGCACACCAATCGCATACCCTACAGCATAGGCTATTAAGTTCTCAATACGATCTAAATTTTCTAACACGAGCCCTAATCCAACAATATATATAATAACTTCCACAATACTAACCGAAGCAGCAAAATACCTTTGCCCTTTTAAAGTAAAAATCATCCGAATGGTAAATAAGGTCACATATATTATATTGATAACTAAAATAATGATAATGATCATAAACCAATTACCAAGTAACCAGCTAATCATCAAATCACCCCTCTCCTATAAGCTTGTCCTTATTAAATTTTGTTAGTATAACAAAAAAAATAACTGAAGAAAAGAGTTTCTAGTCACCCTCTTCCTCAGTATTCTCATTAACCTCCCCAATCATATTTGAAACATCATCAATACTTGCTTCCCCAGACCAACCAATATTTAATGTTCCTTTTAATTCTTGTACATTAATTTCCTGTATTTTATAGTTGATATTTTCTATTACTATTGGCCTTACTTCGTCTAATTGATGCTTTAGCTCCTCATTTTCTTGCTCCAACGCTCGGATGCGTTGCTCCAGTTGCTTTAACATTTCGTAAAACTGTTGATACATCAAATCCGCTCCTCACACATCCTTATTTGAGTCTTTCTACTATTGTATAAGCACAAAACGGACGAAATAACATAAAATTTAGCAAATAGAAAAATTAGGTGATCGTTAATGAATAAGTTTAGTCAACTTCAACAGTGGAAGAAAAGCTTGACGAAGTTTATGGATGAAGACTTTTGGGTCGATTTTCAAGACATGATGTATGAAAATAGCCCGAAGCTTAACCTTTATGAATCAGGCAATGAGTTATTTTGTTTAATTGCCTTACCAGGGTTAAAAGAAATTAGTCAAATAGATGTCTATGCATATCAAAGAGTTCTTGAAGTAAAGGGGCAGATTAACCTACGTTTTCCCCATTATCGTTTAGTTCAAGAGGAGCTGCTACATGGTAAATTTGAGCGAACGATCGAACTTCCTTATCCTGTAAGAGATGATAAAATCGAGGCCACGTATCAAAGCGGGATTTTATATGTACATTTGCATCGTCTCATTTCACCCTCTGAAGAAAAGAAGCGAGTAAATATTCAACAGTTAGATTAAGTAAAGGCTTGCGGTACTAATATTTCACACACTGAGCCTAAATTCAACAGTGTTTCACATTTTACTATAACACAGTCTACGTAAAAAAACGGATGAACATTACTCTTGTTCATCCACCTTTTCGTTAGTGTTATTTTTTTCTTCGTCATAATTAATGGTTGGTTTTATAATTACCGTTTTCCCAATATTAAGTGAGCCATTTAGCGTAATATTATTCACATTGATATTAAGAATGGATACCTTTATCATCCCCTAAATGGCTCCGCTTCCAGGGGTTTGTACTGATGGTGATGCCAATTCTGCTTCATTTTGAACTTGGTCCTTAAAGTCCGAGTCATTTGCCCAGTTCCTCGATGGTGTCCATTGTGGAGATGCGTCTCCAATCGTCGTATTCATTCCTTGTGATTTAAAGTTAACATTATTTCCATCAAAAGCAGCATTACCAAAGTTGACGGATCCGTTAGATGCAACATTATGGACCTTAATATTAAAAATATTATTAATCACTGGCATGTCAAATCATCCTTTTCATAGTGATTACTTTTATTGTATGAACAAAATGACAGAACCGTGTAGTAATTTAGTCTTTTTCCACCGTCGGAATGAAACGATAACGCCCATTAAATTGTTCTTCGTAATTTGTAACCTCTCTTAAAGCCTCTTCTTCTTGACGAATTCTTACTGAAAGAACGATAGCATTTAAAATTGTAAAAATAACCGCTGTGCCGTAAGCTTGAAAAATAAGTGGTAGTGTAATAATTTCTAAACCAACGATTACATAATTAGGGTGGCGCATGTATTGATAAGGTCCTTTCGCCACTACATTTGCCCCAGGCAAAACAATGATTTTGGTATTCCAAAATTCCCCTAATGAAGTTAAACTCCACACCCTTCCCATTTGAGCGAGGATGAACATTAGAAACGGAACAAACCACCACACTGCAGGCTTTAATCCAAAATAAACAACTTCAAATAAGAAACTTACAAAAAACAGGGTATGTAAAATCACAATCCATTTATAATGTTCTTTCCCTACCTCATAAGCTCCCTGTTTTTTCATCCAGATTTCGTTCCTTCTAGCAATTAATAATTCAATTACCCTTTGTATGATGACAACTAATATCGTGGTAAAAAACAACATCATATTCACCTCCCTATCTCCATTCAACAAGTACGAGTTCAGAACAAAAACCAGGGCCTAATGCTCCAAGTAACCCTATATCACCTAGTTCCGTTTCTATACCCATGACTTCTTTTAATACATATAAAACAGTTGGTGATGACATATTCCCATTTTCTCGAAGGACTTTCCGAGAGTGGCGGGTCATCTCCTGATCGATATCTAAAGTTTTTTCGTAAGCATCAAGTACTTTTTTTCCACCAGGATGTCCAATAAAATGAGTAACATCTTTTAAATGAAGTCCATATTGAGTTAAAAATTCATCAATGACTGGCTTCAACCACTTTTCAATAATGGTTGGAATGTCTCTTGAAAAAACAACAAATAATCCGTTATCCTTTATATCCCATCCCATCACTTCTTCAGAGTAAGGCATTAAACAGGAGTGTG
This window encodes:
- the purB gene encoding adenylosuccinate lyase; the encoded protein is MIERYTRPEMGSIWTEENRYQAWLEVEIVACEAWAELGIIPKEDVQKIRENAGFDVNRILEIEEETRHDVVAFTRAVSETLGEERKWVHYGLTSTDVVDTAVSYLLRQANEIIEKDITNFIEILKNKAIEHKYTVMMGRTHGVHAEPTTFGLKLALWHEEMKRNLERFKLAAEGVRFGKLSGAVGTYANIDPAVEQFVCEKLGLQAAPISTQTLQRDRHAEYMATLALIATSIEKFAVEIRGLQKSETREVEEAFAKGQKGSSAMPHKRNPIGSENMTGLARLIRGYMLTSYENVPLWHERDISHSSAERVILPDATIALNYMLNRFGNIVKNLTVFPENMKRNMERTYGLIYSQRVLLSLIDKGMVREEAYDLVQPKAMEAWEKGIQFRELVEQEEKITSMLSPEEINDCFDYNHHLKHVDTIFDRLGLV
- the purK gene encoding 5-(carboxyamino)imidazole ribonucleotide synthase, whose product is MSNRLVEPGKTIGILGGGQLGRMMALSAREMGFKIAVLEPQENSPCGQIADVEVVANYNDLQGAQKLAAKCDVLTYEFENIDRKTARWLDENLFLPQGYKLLETTQHRISEKEAILKLGLPVAPYVSVNELVDLEQGIRDLGLPAVLKTCRGGYDGKGQYVIKERDQIQEAFELLKPSGELVLEQWITFEKELSVIVSRNVRGQAETFPVAENIHVNNILHQSIVPARIDEGVQGKAKEMALRLASGLDMVGTLAVEMFYTSEGTLYINELAPRPHNSGHYTINACETSQFEQHIRAICNWPLGKTTLLKPVVMVNILGEHLPQLMQKVDQFQEIKLHLYGKAEAKKGRKMGHINIVANSTEEAIEKVNALEIW
- a CDS encoding Hsp20/alpha crystallin family protein → MNKFSQLQQWKKSLTKFMDEDFWVDFQDMMYENSPKLNLYESGNELFCLIALPGLKEISQIDVYAYQRVLEVKGQINLRFPHYRLVQEELLHGKFERTIELPYPVRDDKIEATYQSGILYVHLHRLISPSEEKKRVNIQQLD
- a CDS encoding NETI motif-containing protein, with translation MSKQKKKLRFEVGENETIAQCLERMDQEGYQPTRRMEEPVFQEITKNGKKEVKPIRQKIVFEGTLKEEN
- a CDS encoding isoprenylcysteine carboxyl methyltransferase family protein — translated: MLFFTTILVVIIQRVIELLIARRNEIWMKKQGAYEVGKEHYKWIVILHTLFFVSFLFEVVYFGLKPAVWWFVPFLMFILAQMGRVWSLTSLGEFWNTKIIVLPGANVVAKGPYQYMRHPNYVIVGLEIITLPLIFQAYGTAVIFTILNAIVLSVRIRQEEEALREVTNYEEQFNGRYRFIPTVEKD
- the purE gene encoding 5-(carboxyamino)imidazole ribonucleotide mutase, whose translation is MKPLVGVIMGSISDWETMKHACVVLDELGIVYEKQVVSAHRTPDLMFEYAETAKEKGLKVIIAGAGGAAHLPGMVAAKTVLPVIGVPVQSKALNGLDSLLSIVQMPGGVPVATVAIGKAGATNAGLLAAQFIGAYDEEISIRLEKRREDTRKQVLESSDQL
- a CDS encoding spore germination protein, which encodes MPVINNIFNIKVHNVASNGSVNFGNAAFDGNNVNFKSQGMNTTIGDASPQWTPSRNWANDSDFKDQVQNEAELASPSVQTPGSGAI
- a CDS encoding DUF2179 domain-containing protein; the encoded protein is MISWLLGNWFMIIIIILVINIIYVTLFTIRMIFTLKGQRYFAASVSIVEVIIYIVGLGLVLENLDRIENLIAYAVGYAIGVLIGMKVEEKLALGYITVNVITKEYEPDIPNALRDKGYGVTNWVAYGREGERLMMEILTSRKSEDHLYKTIKALDPKAFIISHEPKTFYGGFWVKGIRR
- the gerPC gene encoding spore germination protein GerPC → MYQQFYEMLKQLEQRIRALEQENEELKHQLDEVRPIVIENINYKIQEINVQELKGTLNIGWSGEASIDDVSNMIGEVNENTEEEGD